The following proteins are encoded in a genomic region of Necator americanus strain Aroian chromosome II, whole genome shotgun sequence:
- a CDS encoding hypothetical protein (NECATOR_CHRII.G5040.T1), which yields MVSCPAPHQICTNLIDTIHDWSTALCKGNSVKVISTYRRLDSLSQFAVNEVRNYWNRRICIFQQIPL from the exons ATGGTTTCTTGTCCGGCGCCTCACCAAATATGCACTAACCTGATTGATACCATCCATGACTGGAGCACAGCTCTCTGCAAAGGGAATTCTGTTAAAGTGATATCAACTTATCGAAGACTCGATAGTTTGTCACAATTTGCTGTTAACGAAGTTAGAAACTACTGGAATCGGAG GATATGCATATTCCAACAAATTCCGCTGTAA
- a CDS encoding hypothetical protein (NECATOR_CHRII.G5040.T2) has translation MSDPGASSHFHWTNAQCLHKPCRQLDIKIDFVILIVISSSFPRMVQISLAGNNMVSCPAPHQICTNLIDTIHDWSTALCKGNSVKVISTYRRLDSLSQFAVNEVRNYWNRRICIFQQIPL, from the exons ATGTCAGATCCAGGAGCAAGCAGCCACTTCCACTGGACGAACGCTCAGTGTTTGCACAAACCATGCAGACAACTCGATATCAAGAttgattttgtgattttaattGTCATCTCTTCATCATTTCCAAGGATGGTTCAG ATCTCACTAGCAG GGAACAACATGGTTTCTTGTCCGGCGCCTCACCAAATATGCACTAACCTGATTGATACCATCCATGACTGGAGCACAGCTCTCTGCAAAGGGAATTCTGTTAAAGTGATATCAACTTATCGAAGACTCGATAGTTTGTCACAATTTGCTGTTAACGAAGTTAGAAACTACTGGAATCGGAG GATATGCATATTCCAACAAATTCCGCTGTAA
- a CDS encoding hypothetical protein (NECATOR_CHRII.G5039.T1), giving the protein MFRVIPVFLALTAFTNAVPPIVPVPVNQKPAKPKLIDPQLMEFEPITLEPAEPGPFLMAQIEEELEAAGGGPCVDGVNNVIKVADFDADKLNIRTEGVVARTYDDNFYPSCNNGRAKVSLPGIIRIMKGKVVVKAPSKITKSIEARMTITKNSRVLSTVCNEGVPLNGLVGKDKCRVPLGSEFDEGFLTMLSTPGTYDLAQIEATSGMGSFIKLPSINAAEKIFVKGDWKVVTALYSEGKAVARVKIPSNDDWIYVQ; this is encoded by the exons atGTTCCGTGTCATTCCTGTATTCTTGGCTCTCACAGCATTCACCAATGCTGTCCCACCGATTGTGCCCGTACCCGTGAATCAAAAACCAGCAAAACCCAAACTGATAGATCCTCAACTGATGGAATTTGAACCTATTACACTGGAACCAGCTGAGCCTGGTCCTTTCCTAATGGCCCAAATTGAGGAGGAACTTGAGGCTGCCGGAGGAGGACCATGTGTGGATGGAGTGAATAATGTTATTAAAGTGGCTGACTTCGATG CGGATAAACTGAATATTCGCACCGAGGGTGTCGTTGCTCGCACGTACGACGATAACTTCTATCCGTCTTGTAATAATGGTCGTGCTAAAGTGTCACTTCCAGGAATCATTAGAATTATGAAAG GCAAAGTCGTCGTCAAAGCTCCGTCCAAGATAACAAAGTCTATTGAAGCCCGCATGACTATCACTAAGAACTCGCGTGTGCTTAGCACTGTTTGCAATGAAGGAGTTCCACTAAATGGACTCGTTGGGAAGGATAAATG CCGTGTGCCTCTAGGATCGGAATTTGATGAAGGGTTCCTTACCATGCTGAGCACACCGGGTACTTACGATCTGGCTCAG aTAGAAGCAACATCCGGCATGGGATCATTCATAAAACTCCCATCAATCAATGCTGCTGAAAAGATCTTCGTTAAG GGTGACTGGAAGGTAGTCACGGCGCTCTATTCCGAGGGCAAGGCAGTCGCACGCGTGAAAATTCCATCAAACGATGACTGGATATATGTCCAATAA
- a CDS encoding hypothetical protein (NECATOR_CHRII.G5041.T1), translated as MGNSQSYDVTNVSSREAKRQEKTGSVKPLQDDLPPRILESNEHEKAENKAPTEHGAHHDEHHIEHHKSHAPEPPIEPAVVVVSHEEKKSNPEIGDGVNVTDLELLYRVEEPDAIPVDAFPAQSRYD; from the exons ATGGGCAACAGCCAATCCTATGATGTTACCAATGTGAGCAGTCGGGAAGCAAAACGACAGGAGAAAACTGGCTCGGTAAAACCATTACAAGACGACTTACCACCGCGAATTCTCGAATCCAATGAG CATGAGAAAGCCGAAAACAAGGCCCCTACGGAACACGGAGCGCATCATGACGAACACCATATAGAACATCACAAATCGCATGCTCCAGAGCCCCCGATAGAACCGGCGGTTGTGGTTGTATCgcatgaagagaagaagagtaaTCCAGAAATTGGTGACGGGGTGAATGTGACAGACTTAGAG CTTCTTTATCGTGTGGAAGAGCCGGATGCAATACCAGTGGATGCATTCCCCGCTCAATCTCGCTATGACTAA